A stretch of Streptococcus chenjunshii DNA encodes these proteins:
- a CDS encoding glycosyltransferase family 4 protein — protein MRVGLFTDTYFPQVSGVATSIRTLKEELEKEGHEVYIFTSTDRNVKRYEDPTIIRLPSVPFISFTDRRVVYRGLISSYKIAKAYQLDVIHTQTEFSLGLLGKLVAAALHIPVVHTYHTQYEDYVGYIAKGRLVKPGMVKYIVRGYLSDLDGVICPSRIVYNLLESYSVKIPKRIIPTGINVEEYRRPDITDREIAELREELGISEEETMLLSLSRVSYEKNIQAVLQQFPAILAVNPKVKLVIVGDGPYLEELETLAEGLQISQSVLFTGMIPHEQVALYYKAADFFISASTSETQGLTYAESLASGRPVIAHGNPYLDDLITDKMFGTLYYKEDLADAVIDAIVSTPKMTEEAYEVKMYELSAKNFARSVYAFYLDVLISEEAKKQEKFSLTVKSEQKTQTRRTIRLAKRAISLPSKAVKVIAKTSVKVVKAPGKLVSSIREFLD, from the coding sequence ATGCGAGTAGGTCTTTTTACGGATACGTATTTTCCGCAGGTTTCAGGTGTGGCAACCAGTATCCGGACACTAAAGGAAGAGTTGGAAAAAGAAGGACACGAGGTTTATATTTTTACCTCCACCGACCGTAATGTCAAGCGTTATGAGGATCCTACCATTATCCGTCTGCCCAGTGTTCCTTTTATTTCATTTACAGACCGCCGTGTTGTCTATAGAGGATTAATTTCTTCTTATAAGATTGCTAAAGCTTACCAATTAGATGTGATCCACACCCAGACAGAGTTTAGTCTGGGGCTGCTTGGAAAACTGGTAGCTGCGGCTCTGCATATTCCTGTTGTCCATACTTACCATACCCAATACGAAGACTATGTTGGTTATATCGCGAAAGGAAGACTGGTCAAACCCGGTATGGTCAAATACATTGTTCGCGGTTATCTCAGTGATTTAGATGGTGTCATCTGCCCTTCACGAATTGTTTATAATCTGTTAGAAAGCTACAGTGTTAAGATTCCTAAGCGGATTATCCCTACAGGCATTAACGTTGAAGAGTACAGACGGCCTGATATTACTGATCGCGAGATTGCTGAACTGCGGGAAGAATTAGGGATTTCTGAAGAAGAGACGATGCTTCTCAGTTTGTCACGTGTTTCCTATGAAAAAAATATTCAGGCGGTTCTGCAGCAGTTCCCCGCTATTTTGGCAGTCAATCCCAAAGTAAAACTGGTCATTGTAGGAGACGGTCCTTATTTAGAGGAACTGGAGACTTTGGCAGAAGGGCTTCAGATCAGTCAGTCTGTGCTGTTTACGGGTATGATTCCCCATGAACAGGTTGCACTGTACTATAAAGCTGCAGACTTTTTTATCAGTGCTTCAACCAGCGAAACACAAGGTTTGACTTATGCAGAAAGTTTAGCCAGTGGCCGGCCTGTAATTGCCCACGGCAATCCTTATCTGGACGATTTGATTACAGATAAAATGTTTGGCACCCTTTATTATAAGGAGGACCTGGCTGATGCGGTTATTGATGCGATTGTCAGCACACCGAAAATGACTGAAGAAGCTTATGAAGTTAAAATGTATGAGCTATCAGCTAAGAATTTTGCCCGATCCGTTTATGCTTTTTATCTGGATGTCCTTATCTCAGAAGAGGCTAAAAAACAGGAGAAGTTCTCTTTAACGGTAAAGAGCGAACAAAAAACTCAGACCAGACGGACAATCCGTTTGGCTAAGCGTGCTATAAGTTTACCGAGCAAGGCTGTTAAGGTGATCGCCAAAACATCTGTCAAGGTTGTCAAAGCTCCCGGGAAATTGGTCAGCTCTATCCGAGAGTTTTTAGATTAG
- a CDS encoding glycosyltransferase family 4 protein, with protein sequence MKVLLYLEAENYLRKSGIGRAIKHQKRALDLVGQAYTTNPDDDYDLVHINTYGFKSWRLMSKAKKAGKKVIMHGHSTEEDFRDSFIGSNMLAPLFRSYLCHFYRKADAIITPTEYSKTLIEGYGIRRPIYAVSNGIDLSRYAGDKSKEQAFRNYFGLSDKQKVVMCAGLYFIRKGIDEFVQVAEAMPDVRFIWFGETNKLVIPHRVRQIVTKNHPANVTFAGYIKGDVFEGAMSGSDAFFFPSREETEGIVVLEALASKQQLVLRDIPVYQGWLDSSGAEFASDIPGFVAALRLVLNGGSHKQEKGYAVAESRGMDRIGRQLVEVYEKVMEL encoded by the coding sequence ATGAAGGTTTTACTATATCTGGAAGCAGAAAACTATTTGCGCAAATCAGGGATCGGCCGCGCGATTAAGCATCAAAAGCGGGCTCTTGATTTGGTGGGTCAGGCTTATACAACTAATCCTGATGATGATTATGATCTGGTTCATATTAATACTTATGGATTTAAAAGCTGGCGCCTGATGAGTAAGGCCAAAAAAGCGGGTAAAAAAGTTATCATGCACGGTCATTCAACAGAGGAAGATTTTCGTGATTCTTTTATTGGCTCTAATATGCTTGCTCCCTTATTTAGATCTTATCTCTGCCATTTTTACCGCAAGGCAGATGCGATTATCACCCCTACAGAATATTCCAAGACATTGATTGAAGGTTATGGGATTAGACGTCCTATCTATGCCGTTTCTAATGGGATTGATTTATCACGCTATGCAGGTGATAAAAGCAAGGAGCAGGCATTTAGAAATTATTTTGGACTGTCGGATAAGCAAAAGGTTGTCATGTGTGCCGGACTTTATTTTATACGTAAAGGAATTGATGAGTTTGTGCAGGTAGCCGAAGCGATGCCGGACGTCCGTTTCATTTGGTTCGGTGAGACGAATAAATTGGTTATCCCGCATCGAGTTCGGCAGATTGTCACTAAAAATCATCCTGCTAATGTCACTTTTGCCGGATATATCAAAGGAGATGTTTTTGAGGGAGCTATGAGTGGGAGCGATGCCTTCTTTTTCCCCAGCCGTGAAGAAACAGAAGGAATTGTTGTGCTTGAGGCTTTGGCCAGCAAGCAGCAGCTGGTTTTGCGTGATATCCCGGTTTATCAAGGCTGGCTGGATAGCAGCGGCGCAGAGTTTGCCAGCGATATTCCCGGTTTTGTAGCTGCTCTGCGTTTAGTTTTAAACGGCGGCAGCCATAAACAAGAAAAAGGTTACGCTGTTGCTGAAAGCCGCGGTATGGACAGAATCGGCCGGCAGCTTGTTGAGGTTTATGAAAAAGTAATGGAGTTATAA
- a CDS encoding alpha-amylase produces MANETMLQAFEWYLPADGHHWRRLQEEIPIFQKLGLTKVWLPPAFKGTGPNDVGYGVYDLFDLGEFDQNGTVLTKYGSKEDYLSLIQSLKEAGIMPLADVVLNHKASGDSKESFSVLRMDPANRQSPLSEPFEIEAWTAFTFPGRRDTYNDFKWHWYHFTGVDYDAKHDESGIYLILGDNKGWADQERIDNENGNFDYLMYDDLDFKHPEVVSHLKDWAKWFLDTSQAAGFRLDAVKHIDSEFMAEFIRYIRSDINPDFYVFGEYWKNDAAMTQDYLEQIDQSFSLVDVVLHMNFYDAGQKGSQFNLSAVLDGSLMQASPDLAVTFVDNHDSQRGQALESTVEEWFKPLAYALILLRQQGLPCIFYGDYYGISGDFAQQDFRELLDKLTFLRQHYVYGEQNDYFDHPNCIAWTCLGNEEHPDGLAVLLSNGDKGWKKINMGTLNQGKVFIDYLGNSTDEVTIGQDGWAEFPVEAGSVSAWVDRDSLVN; encoded by the coding sequence ATGGCAAATGAAACAATGCTGCAGGCCTTTGAGTGGTATCTGCCTGCTGACGGACATCATTGGCGCCGCTTGCAGGAAGAAATCCCAATTTTCCAAAAACTTGGACTGACGAAAGTATGGCTGCCGCCGGCTTTTAAAGGGACAGGTCCTAATGATGTCGGTTACGGTGTTTATGATTTATTTGATTTAGGTGAATTCGATCAGAACGGTACCGTTCTGACGAAATATGGCAGTAAAGAAGACTATCTGTCTCTCATTCAGTCTCTGAAAGAAGCTGGTATAATGCCGCTGGCAGATGTTGTACTCAACCATAAGGCCAGCGGAGATAGTAAAGAAAGCTTCTCTGTTCTTAGGATGGATCCTGCCAACCGTCAGTCCCCTCTGTCAGAGCCTTTTGAAATCGAGGCTTGGACGGCGTTTACTTTCCCCGGACGCCGCGATACCTATAACGATTTTAAATGGCACTGGTACCATTTTACAGGTGTTGACTATGATGCTAAACATGATGAATCAGGTATTTATCTGATTTTGGGGGATAATAAAGGCTGGGCGGATCAGGAACGGATTGACAATGAGAACGGCAATTTTGACTATCTGATGTATGATGATCTTGATTTCAAACATCCGGAAGTGGTCAGCCATCTGAAAGACTGGGCTAAGTGGTTTTTAGACACCAGTCAGGCAGCCGGCTTTCGCTTAGATGCCGTCAAGCATATTGATTCAGAATTTATGGCAGAGTTTATCCGCTATATTCGTTCGGATATAAACCCTGATTTTTATGTTTTTGGGGAATACTGGAAAAATGATGCGGCTATGACACAGGATTATCTTGAGCAAATCGATCAGTCCTTCAGTTTGGTTGATGTTGTGCTGCATATGAATTTTTATGATGCAGGCCAAAAGGGCAGTCAGTTTAACCTTTCTGCTGTTTTGGACGGCAGTCTTATGCAGGCAAGTCCTGATTTAGCTGTGACCTTTGTTGATAACCATGATTCTCAGAGAGGACAGGCTCTTGAGTCAACAGTAGAAGAATGGTTTAAGCCTTTGGCTTATGCTTTGATACTTTTGCGGCAGCAAGGCCTGCCCTGCATTTTTTACGGCGATTATTATGGTATCTCAGGTGATTTTGCCCAGCAGGATTTCAGGGAGCTCTTGGATAAATTAACGTTTCTGAGACAGCATTATGTTTATGGGGAGCAGAATGACTATTTTGACCATCCCAATTGTATTGCTTGGACTTGTCTGGGAAATGAAGAGCATCCGGATGGGTTGGCTGTGCTGCTCAGCAATGGTGATAAAGGCTGGAAAAAAATCAATATGGGAACTCTAAATCAAGGGAAGGTCTTCATTGATTATTTAGGCAACAGTACAGATGAAGTGACCATCGGTCAGGATGGCTGGGCCGAATTTCCTGTTGAAGCCGGCTCTGTTTCAGCCTGGGTGGACAGAGACAGTCTGGTGAACTGA
- the ccpA gene encoding catabolite control protein A — MNTDDTITIYDVAREAGVSMATVSRVVNGNKNVKENTRKKVLEVIDRLDYRPNAVARGLASKKTTTVGVVIPNISNSYFSILAKGIDDIAAMYKYNIVLASSDEDDDKEVNVVNTLFAKQVDGIIFMGHHLTEKIRAEFSRSRTPIVLAGTVDLEHQLPSVNIDYKQATTDLVDILAKRHSNIAFVSGPLIDDINGKIRLAGYREGLKKNQLDFKEGLVFEAKYSYKEGYDLAQRVINSGATAAVVAEDELAAGLLNGLFAAGRKVPEDFEIMTSNDSPITQYTRPNLSSISQPVYDLGAVSMRMLTKIMNKEELEEKEILLNHGITERGTTR, encoded by the coding sequence ATGAACACAGATGACACAATTACAATTTATGATGTTGCCAGAGAAGCCGGTGTGTCGATGGCAACAGTCAGCCGGGTTGTTAACGGAAACAAGAACGTTAAAGAGAATACGCGGAAAAAAGTTCTTGAAGTTATTGACCGTCTGGATTACCGCCCCAATGCTGTTGCACGAGGTTTGGCCAGCAAGAAGACAACCACTGTCGGTGTTGTCATTCCTAATATCTCTAATAGCTACTTCTCTATTCTCGCTAAGGGAATTGATGATATCGCTGCAATGTATAAATATAACATCGTTTTAGCTTCCAGCGATGAAGATGATGATAAGGAAGTCAATGTTGTCAATACACTTTTTGCCAAGCAGGTAGATGGTATTATTTTTATGGGGCATCATTTAACAGAAAAAATCCGGGCAGAATTTTCTCGTTCACGGACACCGATAGTCCTTGCGGGAACTGTTGACTTGGAACACCAGCTGCCTAGTGTCAATATTGATTACAAACAGGCCACAACTGATCTTGTCGATATCTTGGCTAAGAGGCACAGCAACATTGCTTTTGTTTCCGGACCTTTGATTGATGATATCAATGGGAAAATCCGTTTGGCTGGCTATAGAGAAGGGCTTAAGAAAAATCAGCTGGACTTTAAAGAAGGTCTGGTCTTTGAAGCTAAATACAGCTATAAAGAAGGCTATGATTTGGCTCAGCGTGTTATCAATTCTGGAGCTACGGCTGCAGTAGTGGCTGAGGATGAATTGGCTGCAGGTCTGCTGAATGGATTATTTGCTGCAGGCCGAAAAGTTCCCGAAGATTTTGAAATTATGACCAGCAATGATTCGCCAATCACCCAGTATACTCGCCCTAACCTCAGCTCAATCAGCCAGCCGGTTTATGACTTAGGTGCTGTCAGTATGCGGATGCTGACAAAAATCATGAATAAGGAAGAGTTGGAGGAAAAAGAGATTCTGCTTAACCACGGTATAACTGAACGCGGAACAACTCGATAA
- a CDS encoding M24 family metallopeptidase: MTKLDQIRSYLNDKKADIAVLSDPVTVNYLTGFYCDPHERQMFLFVYSDREPVLFVPALEVARASQVLDFTVFGYADFENPWQTIKSGLPSTDSAKVFAEFDNLNVTKFQGLQTAFDGHFENLTPYIQKMRLIKSQDEIEKMLVAGQFADKAVQIGFEHISLEATETDIIAQIEFEMKKQGISKMSFDTMVLTGNNAANPHGIPGRNKIENDALLLFDLGVETLGYTSDMTRTVAVGNPSQFKKDIYKLCLEAQLTAQDFIRPGVTAAEVDAAARNVIEKAGYGEYFNHRLGHGLGMEVHEFPSIMEGNDLVLEEGMCFSVEPGIYIPGKVGVRIEDCGHVTKTGFEVFTQTPKELLYFEG, from the coding sequence ATGACAAAATTAGATCAAATCCGTTCTTATCTCAATGACAAAAAGGCTGATATTGCCGTTCTGTCTGATCCTGTAACCGTTAATTATTTAACAGGTTTTTACTGCGACCCGCATGAACGGCAAATGTTTCTTTTTGTGTACAGTGATCGTGAACCAGTGCTTTTCGTTCCTGCACTTGAAGTAGCACGCGCAAGTCAAGTTTTAGACTTTACTGTTTTTGGTTATGCTGACTTTGAAAATCCTTGGCAAACAATCAAATCTGGTCTGCCTTCAACTGATAGCGCGAAAGTTTTTGCTGAATTCGATAACCTCAATGTTACAAAATTCCAAGGACTGCAGACTGCTTTTGACGGACATTTTGAGAATTTAACACCATATATCCAAAAAATGCGGCTCATCAAATCACAAGATGAGATTGAAAAAATGCTGGTAGCCGGTCAGTTTGCGGACAAAGCGGTTCAAATAGGCTTTGAGCACATTTCACTGGAAGCTACAGAAACAGATATCATTGCTCAGATTGAATTTGAAATGAAAAAACAGGGCATCAGCAAAATGAGTTTTGACACAATGGTTTTGACCGGAAACAACGCTGCTAACCCGCATGGTATCCCTGGAAGAAATAAAATTGAAAACGATGCGCTTTTGCTTTTTGATTTGGGGGTTGAAACACTGGGTTATACCAGTGACATGACACGTACGGTTGCTGTCGGTAATCCTAGTCAATTTAAGAAAGATATTTACAAGCTTTGCTTAGAAGCCCAGCTGACCGCTCAGGATTTTATCAGACCTGGGGTTACTGCTGCTGAGGTTGATGCCGCAGCCCGCAACGTGATTGAAAAGGCCGGATACGGAGAATATTTTAACCACCGTCTGGGACACGGACTGGGAATGGAGGTTCACGAATTCCCATCGATCATGGAAGGAAATGATTTGGTTCTTGAAGAAGGCATGTGCTTCTCTGTTGAACCTGGCATTTACATTCCTGGAAAAGTCGGTGTCCGTATTGAAGACTGCGGGCATGTCACCAAAACAGGTTTTGAGGTCTTTACACAAACACCAAAAGAGCTGCTGTATTTTGAAGGGTAG
- a CDS encoding ChbG/HpnK family deacetylase, giving the protein MKKILLRADDLGYSEAVNYGIEKTIKDGLICSLGVMVNMPATQHGVDLIKDCDIALGQHTNICAGKPLTNPELIPSLVDENGDFKSSKVYRSAKEDFVVFEEAVLEIEAQYHCFLELFGRQPDYFEGHAVASENFFRGLEYVAGKYHLKYSGFSMGGAPLTVGQSQVQFNMESMAPDYNPFDMLKRMVAKADEKVVQLAVFHPGYLDDDILTHSSLTIPRTKEVAMLTNPDVKQWLSRQDVELIDYRDL; this is encoded by the coding sequence ATGAAAAAAATACTGTTACGTGCAGATGACCTCGGCTATTCTGAAGCGGTTAATTACGGGATCGAAAAAACCATCAAAGACGGTCTTATCTGCAGTTTGGGAGTCATGGTGAATATGCCAGCCACCCAGCACGGTGTCGATTTGATTAAGGACTGTGATATTGCGCTTGGCCAGCATACCAATATTTGTGCCGGTAAGCCCCTAACGAATCCCGAACTTATTCCAAGTTTGGTTGATGAGAATGGTGACTTTAAATCATCGAAAGTATACCGTTCTGCTAAGGAAGACTTTGTTGTCTTTGAAGAAGCTGTCTTGGAAATTGAAGCGCAGTACCATTGTTTTCTGGAACTTTTCGGCCGGCAGCCGGACTACTTTGAAGGACATGCTGTAGCTTCAGAAAATTTTTTTAGGGGGTTAGAATATGTGGCCGGCAAATACCATTTGAAATATTCCGGTTTTTCTATGGGCGGTGCTCCTCTTACTGTCGGTCAGTCGCAAGTTCAGTTTAATATGGAATCAATGGCGCCAGATTACAATCCTTTTGATATGCTAAAACGTATGGTGGCAAAGGCTGATGAGAAAGTAGTACAGTTAGCCGTTTTTCATCCAGGGTATCTGGATGACGATATTCTGACTCACTCCAGTTTAACGATTCCCCGAACGAAGGAGGTTGCTATGCTAACAAACCCTGACGTCAAACAATGGCTCAGCAGACAAGATGTTGAACTGATTGATTACCGTGATTTATAA